CGTCGCTCGGCCGCCCGAAGAGTTCGCCGTTGATGAAATTGCCGAGGCGCCCCAGTCCGAGTCCGACGGGCGCCGTCACCGTGACGCTGTCGGCGACGGCCCAGAAAGGCAGTCTTCGCCGACGGCAGAAGAGCCAACCCGCGATCACGCAGCCCAGCAGCCCTCCGTGAAAGGACATGCCGCCGAGCCACGTGGCGAAGATGTCCAGCGGGCGGCTCAAGTAATGGTCCAGATTCTCGAACTGGTAGAACACGATGTAACCCAGCCGCGCCCCCACCACCAGGCCCACGGCCAGGTAGAACACCAGGTCTTGAGCCACGTTTCCTTGGAGGCCGATGGACTTCGATCGCGTCTGCCTTTGAATGAGAACATAGGCGGCCAGGAATCCCAGAACATACATGACCCCGTACCAGCGGACATGGATCGGACCGATCCGAATCAGAGTGGGGTCGATGTGCGGGTACGGAATCATGCGCGGAATCTCTCGAATCCTCTGTTCGCCGTTGAACCGGCGCTTTCCCCGGGCCGCCGGCGCGGCCTCATATAAGCACAGGCCGTCCGGACCGTCAATGGATCGCGCACCCAGGAGGTTCACGGCGGCTTTCCTTCCCCTGCCGCCTGCCCTAAAAGGCAAGCCCGCCGGCGCGTTGACACTCCAAGAGGCGTGTGCCATATTTCGCACCGCCTGCCGGCCTGCCCCACACTATGGAAATGGAGAAGCCGAATTGAACACGGGAGATCTCATGCGGTTCGGTTGCTGGATACACGGAGAATCCGTCACGGGAAACGACCGGTCGGCTGTGGTGGACCCGGCCACGGAAGAGTGCTTCGCGGAAGTCCCGGTATGCGATGCGGCTCTGGTGGATAGAGCCGTCGCGTCGGCGTCCGAGGCGCTGACGGCCTGGCGCCGCGAACCCACCGTCAAACGCGTGGCGTGCTTGCGCAGGCTTTCCCAAAAAATCCTGGAGTACGCGGAAGAACTGACGGCGCTCGTGGTCCGGGAAGTGGGAAAACCCACCGCCGCCGC
This is a stretch of genomic DNA from Desulfoglaeba alkanexedens ALDC. It encodes these proteins:
- the lgt gene encoding prolipoprotein diacylglyceryl transferase; the protein is MNLLGARSIDGPDGLCLYEAAPAARGKRRFNGEQRIREIPRMIPYPHIDPTLIRIGPIHVRWYGVMYVLGFLAAYVLIQRQTRSKSIGLQGNVAQDLVFYLAVGLVVGARLGYIVFYQFENLDHYLSRPLDIFATWLGGMSFHGGLLGCVIAGWLFCRRRRLPFWAVADSVTVTAPVGLGLGRLGNFINGELFGRPSDVPWAMIFPGGGPLARHPSQLYEAFFEGAVLFGILWGLRKRNFHDGFMVAAFLFLYGLFRFFLEFFREPDPHLGFVLGPLSMGQLLCVGMILAAVGLEAFLRRRAPTPKTPNAGQNVISSGSRGPIT